The sequence below is a genomic window from Vespula pensylvanica isolate Volc-1 chromosome 1, ASM1446617v1, whole genome shotgun sequence.
ATTACGTGAGAACGGAGAAAAGACTTTCGTTTCAGCGAGTCCTACCAGCAGAGATAAAACAACGAGGGAAGAGAATAATCATCCTGAGGCACTCTCACCGTCTTCTCAACATCATCAAAGACATGGCTTGCCAACTACCAACACACCACAGACTCAAACCAATGGTTCTCGATCGGAGTACAAAGGTCAGTTGGGTTGCTCCAGGTCATCGGACAACGATAGTCCCATGTCTTCGCATCCTCTCAAATCTGATCTCGAGGAATCCACTGGAGGAACGTCAACCGGAACATCAGCTGGTTCGACCTCTACCGTTACTGCCTCTACCACAGGTGGACCTTCGGCCACTTGCAGAAATGAGGAACAGGTAGAGGCCAGTCCACTTCTGTCAAATGGCGTCAGGTGTATCACTGGGGTCTTTGCTGGTCATGGAAAACTCAAAAGGCTACTTGGTACGCTCGTACAATTTGCAACTGATATATCAGCCGACACTGGAGACACTGTACGGACCTTGGTACTTGCTCTCTtggtacgtatgtatatgtgtgtgtgtgtatatatatatatctttttatcattccTTCCTGATGTACCTACTTCAAGTAGAAgatgaataattcaaaattcATAAGTCGAATATCatcatcttttctatttttcttccgtATGAATTTATAAAGACTGATCATTCTTCTTAATTATACCGTCCATGGTAACACCATAGACAGCGAACTCTTTGATATGCCTTACTAAGTACACATTTGCACGCATCATCTTGCACTCGTTGCAATCATCTAACGTAGCGCTAAATCAACATACGCGTATCTACCAACTGACGAGGATGACCATAGAAAACGTATAGAATGGACCGACGCTGCTGCAATACTGCTGGTGCCAGTGCTGGTGCTGCAGAAACACCTAAGTGCATCCTTAAGACGAGTTCGAACATGTGCGAGAGGAACGAAAAGAGGGATGGCACTCGTCCCGAACGTTCCATCAATTTTCAATTCGAAAGTACTAATCCTACGAATATTTAAGCGTTATAAATGAATCCTTGTTATCcgatgatttatatattccaTTTCGATtaggtatattttattaaacaaatcgCGTGTAATGGACTCGATtgtattctattaaaatttcatctatttttataaattatcgaatccaaaaattaagtaaaagatttatctattatttatattctatataactATTCGAAATTCCTCAaagacatattttttatttaaaaaatttgatcgaagaaaaaataaaagaaattaataaaacactTTGCACTTAAACTGTTAAATCTTTTGTCGGGAAATTGCGCCTAACGCAAAACGAGGACAATCGATGGTCGACATATCGCTAAGCcgattgtaaatatttaaagtacCTACATAATGTATGAACGTTCGAGCACGGAGGCTGCATGCGATTCAGGAAACGTGACATCTGGTAACCGTGCGTGACGGCATAGCGATCGCAGCACGTGATCAACGTAAGATCAAAACTGTGGATTGAATTGATTgataaatagtaaaaagatAATGGATGAATTTAATCCTTCCTATTTAGATCCTTCTAATcctacgtattttttttctattttttgcgTTACAGAGTGGTACTATGACTGCCGAAGAATTTCACTCTGCTTTGCAAGAAGCTACGAACTTTCCATTGAGGGGATTCGTTTTGCCATACTTGAAACATACTTTACCATCCTTACAAAGGGATTTGAACACTGCTGCTAGAGCTAGTAATCAGGTGAGTATCTATAAGTAATTTTCGTTAAACGatataaagtatttaaaattaaaaattaataaaaaaatatgtacataatttataagaaatttaacaGAGAAATTTTCAGCGAACAAgaaagttatttcttttttattaatttttaatttgctaaaatatgtacatatacataaatatatatacatatatatatattttttttaattaaattttaagaaaattaaaagataaaataatataagagatACAATATaacataagatatatattacatatactaattttcttatttttaccaagattaaatatatatatatatctacatgatattaataatgaaaaacaagTATTAGCAAGGCCCTTTTTAATACTACTCGATGTCCGCAAATTATACGAAAGATTGTGATTTACGAATACAAGTAAACTCTCTTTTAGCTTCGAGTTAGCGCGAGACATCGTTAGGAGAACATAGTAGCTCGAACCATTTTAATGGCCGGTACGGCGCGTTCCTTTGGGCTTTCGAGGACGATATAGAGGGTTCGACGAAAATAATAGTGGCGGTTGACCCATAAAGAGCGGGGTGCTTTATTAGAGCAGCCACGGGGATCATAAATCACTGTAACACGAATACGTTCTGGTAAAACACGTAACGATGcataaacgaacgaatcacTTGACTAATACTGTAGTACATTTGTCCTTATCTTTGGAACATTTTTGGTGGAATTTTTAATTGGTTGGATATCAATACTAACAGTGGGCACAggtgaaaaggaaatatagatacatatattaaagatgtatttcttaattatatacctacattataaaattaagattatataggtatatactaAGTTATATATCAACACTAAATTATATACGTCAATGATCTTTCAAGTTATAAAAGTcctatacaattttatatgaaaaataaaaaaagaaaataaatacatataattattgttatctgACAGATACAGATAAACGAGTAAAgtcaataaatattgtaacaaatttttatgaacTCATCGATGTTACCAAACGCGATTTGCGAGCTCACTATAAACTCGAAGGACTTATAAAAATGGAGAATGATATCTTTTGAATGAGAAGGAGACCACTGTTAAATGGTATCTCTAAAGTTCTACGTGACCGATCTTTATTTCCACATATGCGAAGGAAACTACGCGGAATTCTAAACGTGGATGCGCTCCTCTAAGATTACAATCCTTGTTTGTTATTCAGAAGCCGGCGTAGCCCCTTAAAGGGACGTCGCGTGTCGTTGATGTCTTTCTTGGTTTTGTCCCTGGACCCCCTGGCGACCTACAAATTTATATGCGTTACGACATCCTTTCGTGACTGcatcaatgaaaagaaaacacaagCTGCACTAGCCAATTCAAAATTCTTTCTACGATCTATGAAATTTACAGAATATTTTGGTCTcacgatttttttattgattttcatttctcattgaagagaaagagagagagagagagagagagagaaaataaatatattacgattaattaatacaatattacttattcaattaaattaataataatataaaatcaatgatataataaatttgaaagtaaataataatatgaaattattccaataaaaaatataaacataatataattcaaataataatataaaattaaagtaaatataaatatatcatatatattaatatatgtatattatatatatatataaaatttttaattatcaataatatataaaaatcgtttatatcAAGATATAAGAAACGTCAATCTCCGCCGATtctaattatatcgatcgatatataaaaagagttgaaaaattaacaaagaatAACCATGGAGAAGGAAGTGATAGAATTATAAAAGCCCTTTCATCCGAGAAGATCACGTACAGAATACGTTCACGTGTTAACAGAGTAAAAGGAGGTTAGATAGGCGTCACGTGTATCAACGTCCATCCTTCCTGGCAGGACCAACTGGATTGCGCTTATGTTACTTGCGTGCACACGTGTTAGTTTCTATGGTTAGTACCgtagagaagatagagaagggagagaaagaggaagaggagagctCAACAAGCCCAGGAGGATCGAGTAAAATCAACACGGCGAAAGCTGACCGGCTGGCAGCCTGTTTTAATTTCCCAGGCTACTTCTCGATCGTTGCTGGGAGCTTAGCAGTCTGCTTCGCGAGGGGGTAAGATAGATGAACGAATCGAACGCAGAGAACGACGAACATAAAAACCTTTCTCGGAACTTGGAAACTCTTCTCGATACAAAAccatctttccttcttcttcttcttcttcttccagtCCCTAGTTCACTCCATCCTATTCTACCCTtcattctcctccttttcatttttctctcttttttttttttgagagagggggtttcttcattctctctagAATTTTATCTAAGCTTCCTCTTACAAACTTTCTCATCGATGTTGCTGTTATTAGATCGAATATCACGAGAGAATATATCGTgaactttattaataaatcaagagaatgtgaaaagaaaaagaaaagaaacagaaaaaaaaagaagaggaaggagagaaaaaaggtatggaaaaaagaaacgaagaataaaatggaaattggaataaaaaatgttggaCAGcccatttttctatttctttgctTATGTGCACGTGTTCGTCCTATCGTAATAATTGCGGGTATACCCAGGTAAAAGCAGGATAATAATTTGCTTTAAAGGGCGAGATAATCTCGAAATAAGAcagtctctctcactccctctcagTCTCTCTATGTTTCTCGAGGATCGTTGCACGTTCCTGTAATTATCCCTCCTACTCCCTTCTTcttgtccttctctttctcctcccatCTTCCTCCTTGCACGTCGTTCTCCTTTATATTTGCATTAAATCCAGGAACGGTATACGTAATCCTGTATACTCGGTCGTCCGTGCACCTATTGGCTCGTTGATCCGGCCAGTAGTACTGTCTACCATATATCCGGCATTTATAAACTCCTCTACTCACTATACTCCTGTGGTATGTtcctatatgtatgtatatatgtatgtatgtatgtatatatgaatgtgtgtgtgtgtgtgtgttccgTCCAGATGCAAATAGTACGAATGGCCAGTAGTACGAGTCGTTAATCGCGTAGGATCAGACCGAACGCAAATAGCCTCGAGGTACTCCTCGACACTCTCCGTTTCCGACCGATTCCGATCGGAGAAATCTCACGAAACTCTCATACCGTATGTCCATCATAGAACTATCACGATTTCTCCCATAGATATCCATTTTGCGAGGACACGTTCTCTTTAGTAAATGCTTCTTGTCTGCAATCTATTGTCATATAATTCATGGTtcgcaataatttttaattatttcattttcaatatacGACATCATTGATTTATCTATTTCctgataaattttcaatcgttccTATTTTCAAGAATGACCTTTCAGAGATTGTTTTACGACACGTTGTCTCTAATTAATGTTTGTTTTAGTAATTGTTATTTACTGTCGATGTTTGGAATGATTTTCGTCGATTAATCCGTCCagattttacgattttataatttctcgcCAAAATTTTAATCGCACCTGTTTACATGGGATTCCTTTTTAAAGGAATTAAAACAGAAATTCATTCACTTCTttggaaaaatttgttttcccGCAATAAACCTCTTAATATCGTGGTCCTCGCATTACCGACGACGAACACAATAAAAATCTagtgaaaaagaattaatcttGCGGCTTTCGTTTATGCTTCGACATCCAGCTGTTGCCTCTAAGATtgaacgaaggaagaagagaagaagtagtaAGCTGACGTACACACTACGGCAAAGTAACGAATTGtaaattaatggaaaaaatttacatttcgcTCGACGCCACGACGAAAAGCGAAAACAAAAGTCGCAAATAATGCATTCTGCAGTGTTCGAGTTTCAACTCGAAATATCGTTTtggtttctttcgattttgttttgtttgctcctttttttttctaaatcgtttcaaatttcttttattctacgatataaaagttatatgcTTTATTCTTGTTGTCTGTTTTAACAATTTCCTTGTGTTTAATagtttagaaaataatgatattattgtattaagtTTATTGAGGTTTCCATAACGAGTAGTCGGAAACTCTCGAGACTCGACGTAGACTCTGTAAACATATCGAGTAGGATATTAGAGGAAGAGATCGGAAAGTTAGAAACAGGCTACCGTCTGGACCGCATCATCTCGTCTGCGTCTGCTGACGTAACTATAGAAAACAATCGAAGCAATAAATGGCAAGAATTTCGTCCATCTTGTTTcactgaaataaaataaaagaaagaaagaaataaagagaccaagaaagaaagacagagaggaagaactttgatgaaaatattatttttttcgtgtaTACGATACGTATTGgaatgatacatatatatgtatatatatcattcaatTCTAAATAAACTTACTTGAAACTGATAAAACATTCATCTACGCtgacattaaataaaaagatcgataaatcgagaGATTATAAAAggcaataaattataaaaggtAATAAAAAGCTGTACCTCCTGGTCGTCATTAGATAAGAAAATTCAAGTTGAAAAATTCTCAGAGAAATGCAGATCGATGATCGTTAATTACGGACTGCGTCGagcaatttgaaaaagaagaaaagagaaaggaaaaaagagggacgGCTGCTGATATTGAATTAGAAGCGATAAATCCCAGCCTGGCAGACCGATTCCAGTATTGAGAGTAGAGGAAAGACGTTGGGAATAAAGGAATTGTACGGGAAGTTTCGACGTAGGAGACGCGAAGTGTTGGCGATAAAGAACGCGTCgaacgaatattaaaaatcgaaacTGATTGTAATCGCTAATACTTTGAAACTTTAACAGCCTAGCCAATCTTAATTGCACGAGActaatcttcttttattactacttatttttcttgtaaacGTCACAAATGTTTCTGCGAACTATCAAACTTTTAACAACTTAAGTAGATACCATCTGGATAccattaaaaataatggatgtaaaaaatttttttattttaattaattaatttgttttaattgtttttattaaacaatacaattaatgaaattatcatttttgttgaatattgtgtttttatttattcatcattgaaaaattaattctttaatcACACTTTAATGTTAATTCGAAATCACATACTGAGATATCAAAGTCTCGTGTATcttgtatcatttttttataaaaaaatttattgttcaTTTATATCTGAAATTTAATGCTTACTAAGTACAAGATATGTTTATGTAATTTACCTATAGTTTAATAACCATaatttaaattgtatttaGTATGGTATAGTTATAGTAGTACGAGTTGTATAAAGTGGATTAAAAGTTCCTAgataatcttaaaaataaatttctctttttcgaaatttcttaAGCTAACTCTTTTTTTAGATTGCAGAAAAGTTTCTGTGCTTGTAGCTCcatgatttaaaaagaaagagttaatctaaaaaatctggaaaaagagtaattgatttttaatatcattcaaaaattttcattccatCCTGTTGTATTTAACACAATACAATTgtacgaatataaattatggtATAAACATCagattatatcatttatttaaaaaaaaaaaatttaatcgaattaccgaagtttaattaaacaaaaaataattgagaagtaaaagaataacgaattttacgttataaaaaagaaaaaaagaatcgaaaaaagaaaaattttttttcagacaTGTGCACAATTTCTGCGAAACAACGAAACAGCCATTTTGGAGGCAGTCGGCTTGGTACCATCGGGCGAATCCGTGGAAATTTTTGGAGAACATGGTAGTAGCGGTCTTGGAAGTGGAAACGCTGGTAACCAGTGTCCCGCGTATTATTCGATGCGCTCTACCTCTAATCCGAATGTCGGCGCCATTCAACACGCAAACAATACCACGAACGCTTTGCACCATTACTCTGGCTCCTCTCATGCACCGAAACGTCGTGCTTCAGACACTCCGTAAGTGAACGCTCTACTTATATAcctcttaattttttttttaacgaacgataatcactgatgaaaaaatttcgaaaaaggaaacaaagtaAAAGTTTCATGGAAATTTTTagacaaaaaaattgtttttaaaaattctttgattGATTCATAAATGAAATAGACGAAgttgtactttttttctttaaattttaagtTGTAAATTAAAAGTAGTGTAACTTGAGTTTATgggtgttttttttttttttttgtatcatacaatctattaaaatataacttgttatttgtaaaataaaatagatatacaagaaaaaaaattgtgattagaaaatatcatatttattatgatcATTCTCTCAATTATAACTTATTTATGATTCAATCCacaatatatgaaaaatcCATTTGAGAAtctaagataatatataaaagatactgaaatatcgagaaatacgtatgtaagtttatagtttattagaaataaaaaaataaaaaaatttatcataataaaatgatgcgaaaaaaattattcaaaaaatcatagattttaattaacgaatgtatcatacttattatttgtttatgaGTCAATCcaaaatgtataaaagatctatttgaaaatttaagatGATATATTAGAGGATAGATGCTGAAATATCGAGgaacatttaaattaatctGTTAAATTAGTTGTAACGAGAAAAGATAGCCAACCTGTCTTCGTCCACgtccataataataattcatgcAATAACTGACTCCACGCACCTGCGTGTACACGCGTGCGTAGTATATTTGCCAAGCCACAAACGATCTGGCGTTTTAGAAAAATCTTGGCCGGGAGCCTGCGATTCTCGCGAGTCGATATTTATAGGGAACGAGCCCTAAAGCTCACCCTCGTAAGCGGCCAAACGAGAGTACACTTTTGGATCCTGACCTTGGCGTTGATGTGAGAAACGACATCCGAATGTGTCGTCTCTAAAtctctttcaaaagaaatcAACTTCTTCcacgaattaaattaaaaatgaaaactcgttttacatacatacatatctttttGATCGTGCTTTACGAGACAAAAATCAACCCTCTGCACTATGAGGTCATCTGTGACATGACAATTTCATATTCagttaatagagaaaaaaaaaaaaagaattacttgaaaaattttattcaaaaatggcttttcaaaatattatatatgtatgtgtatatgaatTCATGTTATAtcaaaagtagaaaaatatcaaagttaaCCGAGAATAAAGTAAGAACATAATTATgagtgaaaaaagataaaaattagcCTAAACAACGAGAAtagtttcttctatttcctaaaagaaattactttcgaagtacgcgtacacacacatgaACACACAAGatatgaaaattaagaaaatacttataaatcataattaacCAAGGCTAaactaagaaaataattataattcaagAAGTTAAAAATTAGTCTAATCAATGGGACTAATCCGttctttttgataataaatgattaataagcTTGTTTAATCAATTATACTGAGCTCCGTCTGCGCGTAATTCGTAACACAGTAAGGGAAGGAAACCCTCGTTCGTCGCAACGTGGCTCATCGAAGCAGGTGTTCGATTAAGCATCGTGTTCCTTGAAAGGGGATGAGGATCGAAGagtacagagaaagagaggaagggagggaaggagagaagaaggaagggagaCCACCCTCCAGTGGTAGCGAGTTGCTTAGGGGAAGgagtgaaatagaaagagaaggagagatagtgCTGAGAGAGATCAGAGTTCGATGGCCAAGAGGTGGAAGGAAGGGTGGTTGGTTCCGGTGAGGACACGGATACTCACGCGAACAAGCTGCCGAGGGGCGACGAAGCGAATTCGAAGGCGACAAAACGTGGTGTGCACGCTGGCAATGCCACCCTGGCTGGCGTCCTCTCGATATGTCTGTTGGTGACGTTTCCATATATCATCGGAGTACCACCTTTCGTGAACGTCACCCTCTTCTCTCTACCTCCCCCTCCCACCTCCTCTCTAGATCTCATACTATCTACCCTCTTTGGCTCAGCTCGACCTGCTAACGTTGAAGCAAGGGAACTTGCCTCGAGTACCTATTGGCATATTCCAGACTAATACATGCTCCCAAGATCAGCCTTCGATGCCTATTCGTTGAACTGTACGAAGACCAGCTGTCTTTGGATCCAAACTATACCTCACATGTATCTATCTAACGTACCAGCTAACTACTTTGAAATTGCACGATTGTGAACCACAGTCTTGCTATTCAAAATACATTTAACCCTTTCAACTGTTACGTCGAATCTAACTCGACATCAATCTTCTTCATAGGTATTCCTGTGTATCGAGTGTGACTCGACGTTTTTCAAAGCTGAACATTCTATAACAatgtttttattacgatttttatcgacCTATTATATTACAACAATGAAAATTAACAAACGAATGTATGAtgcatataattaaaattgatcggAGGATCtagaaagattcttttttttttttttcttttttttttttaatgtaaaacaGATAGATTATACGGATTTCGGAACACATGTCGCATTGGACGCATGCATcttaatacacacacacacataacatACGGCCGCGGGACTGTTTTATGCACATGTTTCTTTGATGCATACCATATTGCACGCATGTTTTACGATATACACATTACACGGCACATATGCTTTCGAGTAAGTACGTGGACGGTTTGGTGGATGTATTTTCCACTAGACGCATTTAACGTaggatatatttttagaaggCAAACCACACATGTAACGTGTATAAAGTTCAATAGGGATATCGTATTCGACAAATAGATTGTATTTGATTATTACAAATTCTAGTAAAGTCAACTGAAGAATTTATCAAAAGTATATTACTTAGTCATTAATTTCACTTACAGGTACTATGAAAACGGTACCCTACTCGAGGATGTACCAGTTTACGGTAAAAGATCTAATCCATGGGGTGCCcatcatcaacaacaacaacaacaacaacaacaacaacaacaacaacaacaacaacaacaacatcagcaacaacagcaacaacagcaacaacagcaacaatcACAACAAACGGAAAATTCATCATCCTATTGTTGGTATCACCCTCTTCACGCAGCGGGTGGATCCATTCAAGGCCATGGACACGGACATGGTCACGGGCCTAGTCCGGTACCACCGAGCCTAGTCCAAATTAACCAGATAAATGCTTTCTCGGCTCCCCATCATTTGTcccaacagcaacaacagctgAGTCACGTTCAAAACGGTTCTAGCCTCGACGACGAATGGAAGAACATTCATGTGATGTTGAACTGTATTCTTGGCATGGtagaaaagacgaagagagcTTTAGCTATTCTTCAAAGACGTGGCTGTTCCAGTCCTGCTGCGACACCTATACCACCGCCAAACGTAGTCGCACAGAATGGTAATGCTAACAATACTACTGGCAATAATCCTTCGACCAATGGTGCTCAAGTAGAATCTTCAACGGGTGATAGAGATGGTAGCTTAAAACGTTTGTCTGGAGAAATTGTTGCTCAGACAATCAGGGCTACCGAGGATAGGGTTGCCGAGGTGAAAAGAAGAGCaggtaattttgaaaaaaattcatcgatgATTACATTACTCGAAGCTACGTTTcgttatatgatttatattatttctacaatTTCTAGAGGAAGCCGTGTTAGAAGTAAAAAGAGCAGCTGTTGCTGAAGTTCAAAGAGCAGTTGCAGTAGCGGTTGCCGAATCGAGAGCGAGCGAACGTCTGAGAGTACACAGACTTTTGGATTTACCATTATCTCAAAGAAGTCACGTTGGTGTTCGTCAAGCTTCATTCGTTAGGGTTCACGGAAGTCCTAACGTAGTCGAGACCAGTGGTAGAACTGCTCCAACACCTACAACTACTTCTAATTCGGCACCGTCCACTACCG
It includes:
- the LOC122629616 gene encoding protein CBFA2T3 isoform X2: MKVDGGVASTTVLQKVKVKEEAKECCGFQQVSVTSGGSSGTSVVVVVSTVTATSTTVIATTSSNCNSNGLTTVGIAATIASTPTTTTVPTTSSTSNALQSSAIICHPSTPIAAVASSTAQTPEPLPVDLDLKSKNKASPTSRDKTTREENNHPEALSPSSQHHQRHGLPTTNTPQTQTNGSRSEYKGQLGCSRSSDNDSPMSSHPLKSDLEESTGGTSTGTSAGSTSTVTASTTGGPSATCRNEEQVEASPLLSNGVRCITGVFAGHGKLKRLLGTLVQFATDISADTGDTVRTLVLALLSGTMTAEEFHSALQEATNFPLRGFVLPYLKHTLPSLQRDLNTAARASNQTCAQFLRNNETAILEAVGLVPSGESVEIFGEHGSSGLGSGNAGNQCPAYYSMRSTSNPNVGAIQHANNTTNALHHYSGSSHAPKRRASDTPYYENGTLLEDVPVYGKRSNPWGAHHQQQQQQQQQQQQQQQQQQHQQQQQQQQQQQQSQQTENSSSYCWYHPLHAAGGSIQGHGHGHGHGPSPVPPSLVQINQINAFSAPHHLSQQQQQLSHVQNGSSLDDEWKNIHVMLNCILGMVEKTKRALAILQRRGCSSPAATPIPPPNVVAQNGNANNTTGNNPSTNGAQVESSTGDRDGSLKRLSGEIVAQTIRATEDRVAEVKRRAEEAVLEVKRAAVAEVQRAVAVAVAESRASERLRVHRLLDLPLSQRSHVGVRQASFVRVHGSPNVVETSGRTAPTPTTTSNSAPSTTEDDKDAHLTNIVGSSCWNCGRPALETCGGCGIARYCGSFCQHRDWEAGGHHATCNNPLPREPRRSSSRSPPRIGTANVTGSINDAEGSTVSATANTISKGK
- the LOC122629616 gene encoding protein CBFA2T3 isoform X1; protein product: MHISSLLRSRGSSGTASMKVDGGVASTTVLQKVKVKEEAKECCGFQQVSVTSGGSSGTSVVVVVSTVTATSTTVIATTSSNCNSNGLTTVGIAATIASTPTTTTVPTTSSTSNALQSSAIICHPSTPIAAVASSTAQTPEPLPVDLDLKSKNKASPTSRDKTTREENNHPEALSPSSQHHQRHGLPTTNTPQTQTNGSRSEYKGQLGCSRSSDNDSPMSSHPLKSDLEESTGGTSTGTSAGSTSTVTASTTGGPSATCRNEEQVEASPLLSNGVRCITGVFAGHGKLKRLLGTLVQFATDISADTGDTVRTLVLALLSGTMTAEEFHSALQEATNFPLRGFVLPYLKHTLPSLQRDLNTAARASNQTCAQFLRNNETAILEAVGLVPSGESVEIFGEHGSSGLGSGNAGNQCPAYYSMRSTSNPNVGAIQHANNTTNALHHYSGSSHAPKRRASDTPYYENGTLLEDVPVYGKRSNPWGAHHQQQQQQQQQQQQQQQQQQHQQQQQQQQQQQQSQQTENSSSYCWYHPLHAAGGSIQGHGHGHGHGPSPVPPSLVQINQINAFSAPHHLSQQQQQLSHVQNGSSLDDEWKNIHVMLNCILGMVEKTKRALAILQRRGCSSPAATPIPPPNVVAQNGNANNTTGNNPSTNGAQVESSTGDRDGSLKRLSGEIVAQTIRATEDRVAEVKRRAEEAVLEVKRAAVAEVQRAVAVAVAESRASERLRVHRLLDLPLSQRSHVGVRQASFVRVHGSPNVVETSGRTAPTPTTTSNSAPSTTEDDKDAHLTNIVGSSCWNCGRPALETCGGCGIARYCGSFCQHRDWEAGGHHATCNNPLPREPRRSSSRSPPRIGTANVTGSINDAEGSTVSATANTISKGK